The following proteins are encoded in a genomic region of Drosophila miranda strain MSH22 chromosome 4, D.miranda_PacBio2.1, whole genome shotgun sequence:
- the LOC108163411 gene encoding uncharacterized protein LOC108163411 produces the protein MSRSERSLLLLISIACCALGLICLATADSSRGYNPLARPVAEAIERLYNQVLHSTIEDARQRLPHLNDSEAIDKQYFDDLDSTLGNEDYYSTAYYIFAWINSQLMAQQRPDKLLLEVLPGEKAAIRNFFHKVRPPLEKYLQRSHQSRPELIANVTRWAGQQQDSVVMSYIEFPRSLQAQIPELQLMDYTKLAKALIEGVATGIWGSL, from the exons ATGTCAAGATCAGAGCGGAGTCTGCTACTCCTTATCAGCATCGCTTGCTGTGCTTTGGGGCTTATCTGCTTG GCAACGGCGGATAGTTCCCGGGGCTACAATCCCCTTGCACGTCCCGTGGCAGAGGCTATCGAGCGGCTGTACAATCAGGTACTGCACTCCACCATCGAGGATGCACGCCAGCGACTGCCACACCTCAATGACAGCGAAGCCATCGATAAGCAGTACTTTGACGATCTGGATAGCACTTTGGGGAACGAGGACTACTACAGCACGGCGTACTACATCTTTGCGTGGATAAACAGCCAATTGATGGCCCAACAGCGGCCCGACAAGCTGCTCCTGGAAGTCCTTCCCGGCGAGAAGGCGGCCATACGGAACTTCTTCCACAAGGTGCGACCACCGTTGGAAAAGTATCTGCAACGCAGCCATCAATCGAGGCCCGAGCTAATAGCCAATGTCACCCGGTGGGCAGGCCAACAGCAGGACAGTGTGGTGATGTCCTACATTGAGTTCCCTCGCAGTCTGCAGGCCCAGATACCAGAACTCCAGCTGATGGACTACACGAAACTGGCCAAGGCTCTCATCGAGGGTGTGGCCACGGGCATATGGGGGTCGCTTTAG
- the LOC108163407 gene encoding protein PF14_0175-like translates to MQLQQKRLQEMLLQQKRLRQMRLQQRRLREMQLQQKRLPETRLQQRSLREMLLQQRRLREMQLQQKRLREMRLQQRCLREMQLQQKRLPEMRLQQKRLREMRLQQRRLLEMQLQQKRLREMRLQQRCLREMRLQQRRLLEMQLQQKRLPEMRLQQRRLLEMRLQQRRLPEMRLQQRRLLEMRLQQRRLLEMQLQQKRLLEMQLQQKRLPEIRLQQKRLQEMQLN, encoded by the coding sequence atgcagctgcagcagaagCGCCTGCAGGagatgctgctgcagcagaagCGCCTGCGGCAGATGCGGCTGCAACAGAGGCGCCTGCGGGAGATGCAGCTACAGCAGAAGCGCCTGCCGGAGACGCGCCTGCAGCAGAGGAGCCTGCGGGAGATGCTGCTGCAACAGAGGCGCCTACGGGAGATGCAGCTACAGCAGAAGCGCCTGCGGGAGATGCGCCTGCAGCAGAGGTGCCTGCGGgagatgcagctgcagcagaagCGCCTGCCGGAGATGCGGCTGCAGCAGAAGCGCCTGCGGGAGATGAGGCTGCAGCAGAGGCGCCTGCTGGAGATGCAGCTACAGCAGAAGCGCCTGCGGGAGATGCGCCTGCAGCAGAGGTGCCTGCGGGAGATGCGGCTGCAGCAGAGGCGCCTGCTGGAGATGCAGCTACAGCAGAAGCGCCTGCCGGAGATGCGCCTGCAGCAGAGGCGCCTGCTGGAGATGCGGCTGCAGCAGAGGCGCCTGCCGGAGATGCGCCTGCAGCAGAGGCGCCTGCTGGAGATGCGGCTGCAGCAGAGGCGCCTGCTGGAGATGCAGCTACAGCAGAAGCGCCTGCTGGAGATGCAGCTACAGCAGAAGCGCCTGCCGGAGATTCGCCTGCAGCAGAAGCGCCTGCAGGAGATGCAGCTGAACTAG
- the LOC108163409 gene encoding uncharacterized protein LOC108163409 isoform X2, protein MLLPCVLLLIIGHGLCRTLPQQKLRVIRDTRNLPTDLFKPVGNGGGKKSIANEGQNGTVILEPTDGVEFLEKTEGEVAAVSESEESESNPPWPNYPHNSFFSSNFSPPPVFNGRNVMFPPNNIRPNPSPSFNGNNFPTSSFPNNPNTFPPLSGTFHSSGLDPRFGVPYPSGASRNPVFSGGYGGSPNSLIPRVLVP, encoded by the exons ATGTTGCTCCCTTGCGTGCTGCTGCTAATCATTGGCCATGGG CTTTGCCGCACTTTGCCTCAGCAGAAGCTACGGGTTATACGCGATACAAGAAATCTACCAACAGATCTGTTCAAGCCAGTTGGAAACGGAGGCGGTAAAAAGTCGATCGCCAATGAAGGACAGAATGGTACTGTCATACTAGAGCCCACAGATGGCGTGGAGTTCCTTGAG AAAACCGAAGGAGAGGTCGCAGCTGTCTCAGAATCCGAAGAATCTGAAAGTAATCCCCCTTGGCCCAACTATCCACATAACTCTTTCTTTTCCAGTAATTTTTCACCG CCACCTGTTTTCAATGGAAGAAACGTGATGTTTCCTCCCAATAATATTCGCCCCAACCCCAGCCCCAGCTTCAACGGGAATAACTTTCCGACGAGTTCTTTCCCGAACAATCCCAACACCTTTCCCCCATTAAGTGGCACATTTCATAGCTCGGGACTTGATCCACGTTTCGGGGTACCTTATCCATCTGGAGCTTCCAGGAATCCCGTCTTTTCTGGCGGCTACGGTGGTAGTCCCAATTCT CTTATCCCTCGGGTGTTAGTTCCATGA
- the LOC108163414 gene encoding uncharacterized protein LOC108163414 — protein sequence MLLPIGILVIVLPLQFTAASPSRGDSLRELRKLMRQQDDERQQPMAASTPRTFQSENQFNEDISQWLLSLEHLGLEIFQFVQQCRLPGSQCQQRRVHRRFRSLRHGYTELRAQLEALEVSYVGRMSSEEAWTLESTMQKVKMVLRQYDETLRLINGQIFKLVDQ from the exons ATGCTGCTGCCCATTGGAATACTCGTCATTGTACTTCCATTACAG TTTACAGCTGCCTCCCCATCGCGAGGCGACAGTCTGCGAGAATTACGCAAGCTAATGAGACAGCAGGATGATGAGCGGCAACAGCCAATGGCAGCATCTACACCCAGAACATTTCAAAGTGAAAATCAGTTTAATGAAGACATCAGTCAGTGGCTGCTGTCCCTGGAGCACTTGGGACTCGAGATCTTTCAGTTTGTGCAGCAGTGCCGCCTGCCGGGGAGTCAATGCCAGCAGAGACGTGTCCATAGGAGGTTTCGATCTCTAAGGCATGGCTACACGGAGCTAAGGGCTCAATTGGAGGCCTTGGAGGTGAGCTACGTGGGCAGGATGAGCAGCGAAGAGGCCTGGACTCTGGAGAGCACTATGCAGAAGGTCAAAATGGTTCTCAGGCAATACGACGAGACCTTGCGGCTGATCAATGGCCAGATCTTCAAGTTGGTGGATCAATAA
- the LOC108163410 gene encoding uncharacterized protein LOC108163410 — MMFLVFLFCIHIYACCGDAYEETNYLIHSPNDRPHHRRKHNMHRPPYKGYDWYSHYKMDTRPDLPKTTPPHDHTHGTTKGPLTEQEKLKQLQDMEIKARLLKVHEWKSDLETAPKPDPEKTKEMLSKIDSMAKNILEERQIPIRRSKHHRRRHH; from the exons ATGATGTTTTTGGTCTTCCTATTCTGCATCCACATCTATGCGTGCTGTGGCGATGCCTATGAGGAAACCAATTATCTGATTCATTCGCCCAACGATAGACCACATCACAGGCGCAAACACAACATGCATAGACCCCCGTATAAGGGCTACGATTGGTACTCTCA TTATAAAATGGATACTAGGCCCGACTTGCCCAAGACTACTCCGCCCCATGACCATACACATGGAACGACGAAGGGGCCCTTGACTGAGCAGGAAAAGCTAAAGCAACTGCAAGATATGGAGATCAAGGCCAGGCTCCTAAAGGTTCACGAGTGGAAATCGGATCT TGAAACAGCGCCGAAGCCGGACCCAGAGAAAACTAAGGAGATGCTTTCTAAGATCGATAGTATGGCAAAGAATATTCTAGAAGAGCGACAAATCCCAATCCGAAGGTCAAAACATCACCGGCGCAGGCATCACTGA
- the LOC108163408 gene encoding extensin translates to MFIKLLLLSQLLALCLCAQLSLDEGKAAVDASVYSDEETLDDVHPSSHQYDPHHKVPHHGPKVETPTPVPETTTVQPQLVPENDGTAAPEEGLQQLDDGMGQQNDGSAVPVSTTTPEPEPETTTPITTTTTTTPKPKKHESHPHPQPYPLPHPFPYPHPHSHPYPPHPYPGLVFGPKPVPGSEESSPAPKETKETSNESPEPTAYPSYPSYPPFRPPYSPFPATTFHRPGPYPSFPGFGPAPGYGFRHEHHPKEGKDDSSDEEPMEKSKENEKSDEVEDVALRPPGYGYPQLYIVPRRPVVYSSPGRGYGSPYGGYGRY, encoded by the exons ATGTTCATTAAGCTCTTGCTACTCAGCCAG CTTCTGGCCCTCTGCCTTTGTGCGCAGTTGAGTCTCGACGAAGGCAAGGCGGCCGTCGATGCCTCAGTCTACAGCGATGAGGAGACATTGGACGATGTTCATCCGTCCTCCCACCAGTACGACCCCCACCACAAGGTTCCACATCACGGGCCAAAGGTGGAGACTCCTACCCCGGTGCCCGAAACGACCACAGTGCAGCCGCAGCTTGTGCCGGAGAACGATGGCACTGCCGCTCCGGAGGAGGGACTGCAGCAACTAGACGACGGAATGGGCCAACAGAATGATGGCTCTGCAGTTCCGGTATCCACAACGACGCCCgaaccagagccagagacgACCACTCCTataacaacaacgacaacaacaacgccCAAGCCGAAGAAACATGAGTCCCATCCCCATCCACAGCCGTACCCTCTTCCTCATCCGTTCCCTTATCCTCATCCCCACTCGCATCCGTATCCCCCCCATCCGTATCCTGGGCTGGTGTTCGGACCAAAGCCAGTGCCCGGCTCGGAGGAGTCGTCTCCTGCTCCCAAGGAAACCAAAGAAACCAGCAATGAATCACCAGAGCCTACTGCCTATCCTTCTTATCCATCGTATCCGCCCTTCCGGCCACCGTACTCCCCCTTTCCAGCCACAACTTTCCATCGCCCTGGACCTTATCCGAGCTTCCCGGGATTCGGACCCGCTCCGGGCTATGGATTCCGTCACGAACACCATCCCAAGGAAGGCAAGGATGACTCCTCCGATGAAGAGCCGATGGAAAAGAGCAAGGAAAACGAGAAGTCCGATGAGGTAGAGGATGTGGCACTTAGGCCCCCGGGGTATGGCTATCCACAGCTTTACATCGTGCCACGTCGTCCCGTGGTTTACTCCAGTCCGGGCCGTGGCTACGGCTCCCCCTACGGCGGATACGGACGCTACTAA
- the LOC108163099 gene encoding uncharacterized protein LOC108163099, whose amino-acid sequence MYAGRATQFAKTISSMACSIQKQPQAAAQPAATAMTTMTTTTTTTATTSSSSSSSGAPAAPAAAVAVIVPDVRRGGGSSGAGTVPSTPKSSKTSAQPRGSLPTDVNQPPLEFQWPPPVPVSTHTSNLRLNMMNQDPKDLHTARAIIEELRSKVRFQTEHIMKWRKAYAMQVQQHYRYQKEKSDQMNSLTSQLLLLESRLKRKQKQIASLLNHRELTIARQQKVIDTLSSRLVDHGLETIEASYANELDSLNDSDSAVVLEDIDSDSTMTLGTRRRSSGGGGVLGSDGITIVRSISDAIETNLNKYGAARRNNCFLRRPDILETVYSVEEDPEPTPDVAEKRDKFKNRSDKALSSSSTEGQIDGVSPTAAASAEKAKESSMSVDGGGGPAIPRRQLGALKRSPSHDAPCTTVSVKVPQLQPSAQQPQQEPLNGKNQVLSYNRVMLNHRSVTKPKDVKYKRINKAKSKSLEELRGRLKNLVERPPGLEGGYPSGMMPQTAQSYA is encoded by the exons ATGTATGCCGGGCGAGCGACACAATTTGCCAAAACCATCAGCAGCATGGCATGCAGCATACAGAAGCAGCCGCAAGCCGCAGCACAGcccgcagccacagccatgacgacgatgactacgacgacgacgacgacagcaaccacctcatcctcatcctcgtcGAGTGgtgcaccagcagcaccagcagcagcggtggcagTAATAGTTCCTGATGTCCGACGTGGAGGCGGTTCCAGTGGAGCGGGCACTGTGCCCTCCACACCGAAATCAAGCAAGACATCGGCCCAGCCGAGGGGCTCGCTGCCAACGGATGTAAATCAGCCCCCGTTGGAATTTCAATGGCCACCGCCGGTGCCTGTTTCGACGCACACAAGCAACTTGCGCCTGAACATGATGAATCAGGATCCAAAGGACCTGCACACAGCAAGGGCCATCATCGaggagctgcgctccaaaGTGCGCTTTCAAACAGAGCACATCATGAAGTGGCGCAAGGCGTATGCCATGCAG GTGCAGCAGCACTATCGCTATCAGAAGGAGAAATCCGATCAGATGAATTCCCTGACCTCCCAGCTGCTGCTCTTGGAGTCCCGCCTGAAGCGAAAGCAGAAACAGATCGCCAGCCTCCTCAACCATCGAGAGCTGACAATCGCACGCCAGCAGAAGGTCATCGATACGCTGTCCTCGCGGCTGGTGGATCACGGATTGGAGACGATCGAGGCGAGCTATGCCAACGAGTTGGACTCCCTGAACGACTCGGATTCGGCGGTGGTGCTGGAGGACATTGATTCGGACAGCACCATGACATTGGGCACGCGACGGAGGAGCAGTGGAGGCGGTGGAGTGCTGGGAAGCGATGGCATCACTATAGTCCGTTCGATATCTGATGCAATTGAAACGAATCTGAACAAATATGGAGCTGCACGGAGGAACAATTGCTTCTTGCGACGTCCTGACATCCTGGAGACGGTTTATTCGGTGGAAGAGGACCCCGAACCCACACCCGATGTGGCGGAAAAGCGGGACAAATTCAAGAATCGGTCGGACAAGGCCTTGAGCTCCAGCTCCACCGAGGGACAAATCGATGGCGTCAGCCCCACGGCGGCTGCCAGCGCAGAAAAAGCCAAAGAGTCGTCGATGAGTGTGGATGGAGGAGGAGGCCCTGCGATTCCGCGTCGACAGCTGGGAGCCCTGAAGCGATCCCCCAGCCACGATGCCCCGTGCACCACAGTGAGTGTCAAAGTGCCACAGTTACAGCCGTCGgcacagcagccacagcaggaGCCGCTCAATGGCAAGAATCAG GTACTCTCCTACAATCGTGTGATGTTGAACCATCGATCGGTGACCAAGCCCAAGGACGTCAAATACAAGCGCATCAACAAGGCCAAGTCCAAGAGCCTCGAAGAACTGCGTGGGCGTCTAAAGAATCTGGTGGAACGACCGCCCGGACTGGAGGGTGGCTACCCCTCGGGCATGATGCCACAGACGGCACAGTCGTATGCGTGA
- the LOC108163409 gene encoding uncharacterized protein DDB_G0283357 isoform X1: MLLPCVLLLIIGHGLCRTLPQQKLRVIRDTRNLPTDLFKPVGNGGGKKSIANEGQNGTVILEPTDGVEFLEKTEGEVAAVSESEESESNPPWPNYPHNSFFSSNFSPPPVFNGRNVMFPPNNIRPNPSPSFNGNNFPTSSFPNNPNTFPPLSGTFHSSGLDPRFGVPYPSGASRNPVFSGGYGGSPNSIAYPSGVSSMTPFFSGSGPIGSSSSNFQRSEHYSYTSDGNGPPQVEHNVFDSRTPRFGSSSMSYF, encoded by the exons ATGTTGCTCCCTTGCGTGCTGCTGCTAATCATTGGCCATGGG CTTTGCCGCACTTTGCCTCAGCAGAAGCTACGGGTTATACGCGATACAAGAAATCTACCAACAGATCTGTTCAAGCCAGTTGGAAACGGAGGCGGTAAAAAGTCGATCGCCAATGAAGGACAGAATGGTACTGTCATACTAGAGCCCACAGATGGCGTGGAGTTCCTTGAG AAAACCGAAGGAGAGGTCGCAGCTGTCTCAGAATCCGAAGAATCTGAAAGTAATCCCCCTTGGCCCAACTATCCACATAACTCTTTCTTTTCCAGTAATTTTTCACCG CCACCTGTTTTCAATGGAAGAAACGTGATGTTTCCTCCCAATAATATTCGCCCCAACCCCAGCCCCAGCTTCAACGGGAATAACTTTCCGACGAGTTCTTTCCCGAACAATCCCAACACCTTTCCCCCATTAAGTGGCACATTTCATAGCTCGGGACTTGATCCACGTTTCGGGGTACCTTATCCATCTGGAGCTTCCAGGAATCCCGTCTTTTCTGGCGGCTACGGTGGTAGTCCCAATTCT ATAGCTTATCCCTCGGGTGTTAGTTCCATGACGCCCTTCTTTTCTGGCAGCGGCCCCATTGGTAGTTCGTCAAGCAATTTTCAACGCTCCGAGCACTATAGCTACACCTCCGATGGCAATGGACCGCCACAGGTCGAGCACAATGTGTTCGACTCACGGACGCCAAGATTTGGCTCTTCGTCCATGAGTTACTTTTAA
- the LOC108163412 gene encoding uncharacterized protein LOC108163412 codes for MWRPIIVLAVLQFASGAPITSSSQLAYYMTNEIVSMVETSFLETARLLQRVIDDAELFMPPNTQSLILDAFGEFVDLVKEIDMDDSVQLELLATDLDYLSDIFELKDSAELDSEADRMVRRLLQEHGIDDFESSLLKRFDTALKRIEEQVESYISGMSPSKLQRRTEFLDWFDKFKNEKDTIDKLSMLFDSDYLF; via the exons ATGTGGCGCCCCATCATAGTCCTGGCAGTATTGCAATTTGCG AGCGGGGCTCCCATTACGAGCAGCTCTCAGCTGGCGTACTATATGACCAACGAGATCGTCTCTATGGTAGAGACTTCGTTCCTGGAGACCGCAAGACTGCTCCAGCGAGTGATCGACGATGCAGAGCTCTTTATGCCGCCGAACACTCAGAGTCTGATTTTGGACGCCTTTGGGGAGTTTGTGGATCTCGTAAAGGAGATCGACATGGATGACTCGGTGCAACTGGAGCTTTTGGCCACCGATCTCGACTATCTCTCGGATATCTTCGAACTGAAGGACTCTGCGGAGCTGGATTCGGAGGCGGATCGAATGGTCAGGCGACTGCTCCAAGAGCATGGCATCGATGATTTCGAAAGCTCTCTGCTCAAGCGATTCGACACTGCACTTAAGAGAATCGAAGAGCAGGTGGAGTCCTACATCAGTGGAATGTCGCCGAGCAAACTCCAGAGGAGAACAGAATTTCTCGATTGGTTCGACAAATTCAAAAACGAAAAGGATACGATTGATAAGCTATCGATGCTGTTCGATAGTGATTATCTATTTTAG
- the LOC117188618 gene encoding uncharacterized protein LOC117188618 produces the protein MRLGFFCWIALFLGLQTALAKVRHVRAHDGFHNIKREAAWSHLKPRMRAHQENNRPNSQR, from the exons ATGAGGTTGGGTTTCTTTTGTTGG ATCGCTCTGTTCCTGGGCCTACAGACGGCCCTGGCAAAGGTGCGCCACGTACGCGCCCACGATGGCTTCCACAATATCAAAAGAGAGGCGGCCTGGAGTCATTTGAAGCCACGTATGAGGGCTCATCAAGAAAATAATCGCCCCAATAGTCAAAGATAG
- the LOC108163413 gene encoding cytochrome c oxidase subunit 4 isoform 1, mitochondrial codes for MALRLINHAMLRQLAAQLPRNAQVGSVASVHTLDKIGKREVVGYGWNGTACYADRVDYPMPAVRFREPNNEINALRAKEQGDWKKLSPQEIKVLYRASFCQTIAEVQAGTGEWKQHLGVSLLFCAGAIWIAILMNLFVYDELPVTFDEEHQKAQLKRIIDLEMNPVTGLTSKWDYENKQWKN; via the exons ATGGCTCTCAGACTAATCAACCACGCTATGCTCCGCCAGCTGGCCGCTCAGTTGCCCCGCAACGCCCAGGTGGGCAGCGTTGCCTCCGTCCACACCCTGGACAAGATCGGCAAACGCGAGGTTGTCGGCTACGGTTGGAACGGCACCGCTTGCTACGCCGACCGTGTGGACTACCCCATGCCGGCTGTGCGCTTCCGCGAGCCCAACAACGAGATCAACGCCCTGCGCGCCAAGGAGCAGGGTGACTGGAAGAAGCTGAGCCCCCAGGAGATCAAGGTCCTGTACCGCGCCAGTTTCTGCCAGACCATTGCGGAGGTCCAAGCCGGCACTGGCGAGTGGAAGCAGCACTTGGGCGTTAGCCTGCTCTTCTGCGCCGGAGCCATCTGGATTGCCATCCTGATGAATCTGTTCG TCTACGACGAGCTGCCAGTTACCTTCGACGAGGAGCACCAGAAGGCACAGCTGAAGCGTATCATTGATCTGGAGATGAACCCCGTGACTGGTCTGACCTCCAAGTGGGACTACGAGAACAAGCAGTGGAAGAACTAA